AGCAAAATCACATCCGCCGCCTGCATAGCCTCATGTGCATGACCAAACATCAAGCGAAACGGCAGCTCTTGCGCGCCCTGCTTCCAGATTGCTCTTTCAAACAATAAGCGGGTTTCGCGCGTCACAAAAGGCACTAGAAACAGCGCATTTGGATAGCGTTCAAGAAGTTTTTGTGCAGTTTCAACAAAAAGTGTAGCCAGCATTTCTACTTCGCTTTGCCGACTACCTGGCAACAAAGTAAATACAGCACGCTGATCGGGGATTTCTAATGCTTCACGCACAGCAAGCTGATTAGGTTCTGCTGGAAAAATTTCAGCTAACGGATGCCCAACATAGCTGGCAGGAATACGCGCATCTCGGTAAATTTGCTCTTCAAAGGGAAATAGCAACAACATATGAGAAACGCATTGGCCGATTTTTTTTAGCCGTTCAGAGCGCCAAGCCCAAACAGATGGGCCCACATAATGAATAGTGGGCACGCCTGCTTGTTTCAGGGCTTTTTCTAAAGAGAAATTAAAATCAGGCGCGTCAATGCCAATAAATAAATCTGGCTTATTCGCGAGCAATTGTTTTTTTAATTGCCGCCGAATTCTC
This genomic interval from Iodobacter fluviatilis contains the following:
- the lpxB gene encoding lipid-A-disaccharide synthase — encoded protein: MQLSHIQGRPRIAVVAGEASGDLLGSQLILALKKRLPHAEFFGIAGPKMQSAGCATVVPMEKLAVRGYLEVIRHLPELLRIRRQLKKQLLANKPDLFIGIDAPDFNFSLEKALKQAGVPTIHYVGPSVWAWRSERLKKIGQCVSHMLLLFPFEEQIYRDARIPASYVGHPLAEIFPAEPNQLAVREALEIPDQRAVFTLLPGSRQSEVEMLATLFVETAQKLLERYPNALFLVPFVTRETRLLFERAIWKQGAQELPFRLMFGHAHEAMQAADVILLASGTATLEAMLARRPMVVTYRLSPLTYRIVKRKLRLPYVSLPNVLAGQFIVPELLQDDATSDNLAQAMANLFDDKRLSNALSARFADLHHSLRCDAAERAADAVCAVLGVKI